The region ACCAGTCATAAAACTACCCATCCTATAATTGCAAAGATACTGTGGTTTAAATTACATAGGGCAGGTCGCTGGGACTTTATTAAATCACCTTCGGCAACCTTATggagtaataaaataattttaattggAGGGACATCGGTTGACTGGTTACAGTGCCGTAAAGCAGGCATCCTTAATGTATCAGATTTATTTGACTGTGGGACtaaatgttttttaagcttTGATAAAATTGTGGAGTTATATAAGTTGCAGCGTAATCAATTCTGGAGATATGTCCAAATACATAGTTCATTATCGAAGTGGCTGGGAACCCCTTTGAGTTGTCCTGTGGGCAGCCCTGTGGAAGTCCTGCTCTCAAGATCATCCTTGGGTAAAGGCATTACCTCTAAGATTTATCACTTATTGCAAGAACGGTCAGCTGACCCTCTCCTTAAAGTTAAGGGCTACTGGGCCCAGGGCATGGCATTGGACATATCTTCAGTTGAATGGGATTCatgttttcaaaatattaatactaTGTATAAAGAAACAGGCAGTAGATTGATTCAATTTAAGATAATCCATAGGTGGCATCGAACACCGCAACAATTGTATAAATGGAACCTGGCCTCTACGGACGAATGTTGGAGATGTGATGGTCAAAATGCTTTGATTTTACATATCTTATGGAGCTGTTCGGCACTTCGGGATTGGTGGGAAAATATAATGGAGgtaattttcagtgttttaaaaaggagaTTTGTTATCTCACCAAAACAGTCCATACTTGGTATAACCACAGAAATTTCtgatgtacagggagtgcagaattattaggcaaatgagtattttgtccacatcatcctcttcatgcatgttgtcttactccaagctgtataggctcgaaagcctactaccaattaagcatattaggtgatgtgcatctctgtaatgagaaggggtgtggtctaatgacatcaacaccctatatcaggtgtgcataattattaggcaacgtcctttcctttggcaaaatgggtcaaaagaagaacttgacaggctcagaaaagtcaaaaatagtgagatatcttgcagagggatgcagcagtctcaaaattgcaaagcttctgaagcgtgatcatcgaacaatcaagcgtttcattcaaaatagtcaacagggtcgcaagaagcgtgtggaaaaaccaaggcgcaaaataactgcccatgaactgagaaaagtcaagcgtgcagctgccaagatgccacttgccaccagtttggccatatttcagagctgcaacatcactggagtgcccaaaagcacaaggtgtgcaatactcagagacatggccaaggtaagaaaggctgaaagacgaccaccactgaacaagacacacaagctgaaacgtcaagactgggccaagaaacatctcaagattgatttttctaaggttttatggactgatgacatgagagtgagtcttgatgggccagatggatgggcccgtggctggattggtaaagggcagagagctcaatccgactcagatgccagcaaggtggaggtggagtactggtttgggctggtatcatcaaagatgagcttgtggggccttttcgggttgaggatggagtcaagctcaactcccagtcctactgccagtttctggaagacaccttcttctgcatccttcaagaaaaacatgatttccatgcaggacaatgctccatcacacgcgtccaagtactccacagcgtggctggcaagaaagggtataaaagaagaaaaactaatgacatggccaccttgttcacctgatctgaaccccattgagaacctgtggtccatcatcaaatgtgagatttacaaggagggaaaacagtacacctctctgaacagtgtctgggaggctgtggttgctgctgcacgcaatgttgatggtgaacagatcaaaacactgacagaatccatggatggcaggcttttgagtgtccttgcaaagaaaggtggctatattggtcactgatttgttgttgttttgtttttgaatgtcagaaatgtatatttgtgaatgtggagatgttatattggtttcactggtaaaaataaataattgaaatgggtatatatttgttttttgttaagttgcctaataattatgcacagtaatagtcacctgcacacacagatatccccctaaaatagctcaaactaaaaacaaaaactacttccaaaaacattcagctttgatattaatgagttttttgggttcattgagaacatggttgttgttcaataataaaattattcctcagaaatacaacttgcctaataattctgcactccctgtagatttTTCCAGTTATACAAAAAGATGGATTATTTTGGCTCTTACTACGGCCAAACGGGTCCTGCTAAGACATTGGCGGAAAAAGAACCCCCCCTCCCTATGAAGAGTGGCTAAAGACAATGGCTAAGTTGGCGTCTTACGAAAAAGTGACTTATGGTTTATTAGACAAATTGCATCAATATGATTGTATTTGGTCCCCCTTTACAAGCTGGCTTTCTGTAACTTGAAGAACAGAGGAGTAATGACAGAGTGGTGGTGTGGGAATTGGTGTGCGAAGAAAGAATAGGATAACttccctttgttttgttttttgttgttgtgttttgtttttgtttgtttgttttttaaactatttatttatgtagttaTCCTTAAGCTCTGTTATtgaagtttaaaatgaaataaataaaaattgttgatgataaaaaaaagtttaaacttCAAAgctcatgcatgcatgcacatccAGTGCTCAGTGTctaattgtgtgtttgtgtttttatctttttgcaGTAGCGCAGTGAAACATTTGGGCGGTGGATAaataatggaaaataaaattcagACTACAGACGGCTTCAGGTGAGTACACGTGGTGCACAAGGACCAAAGCTCACCTTCTCAACCTGgacaaaatgaattattttacactgatactgtaaacttttgtttgtgtgtcaggtTTCCATACATCGGAAGCAGCTGCTGCATCTGTAATTCTGTCCGTCCCGAGGAGAGTCCACACTCTACATCCTTGGCTCACCTATAATGACGCACAGGTGCTGCACACAACTAGATCTGCAGCTTGTGAGGAACAGCAGCACTCAGCCTACATCCTGTTTTACAAGATTAACGTAAGAAGACACAGCATCTCATCCTGAAGTGAGAGAATGgcacgccagctgcagcctaatccagtctctcttcttttcttttttcggtGCCCAGACACCCTTCAGTTTCATCATGTCATCCCTAACAATACAATGTAGAGTTGGATGGAGGATGAAGACAGCAGAGAGCAAAAGAAACAGGTAAGAGCAGACAGGTAGTCAGAGTTAACAAAAACTTTTAAAGCCAGTGTAGCTTCTGTTTTGAACACATTTATTGATGACAATTTTACATAAATAAGCAGTGTGTTATACTGTTATCAGATGTGGAGTCTCACGAACCACTTTAATAGTGACTTGTGTCTCAAATACTGTTTATTTGTCTTAGTTACAGATagtgaaataaaaatggaacGAGAAGCGTAGGATTTTGAATTGATACCATTGGTGCATCTACTAAAGTTCTGGGGTCAGTTTGAATAtcagtgaccttgaccttgagttcaagttttctgaaaatcttgtgaatgctaCAACTCTGTGACGAGAAGTAAGTCTCCTAGGTCTTTAAATTTGTATATAGGTGAATCTAGTAGGAAGCTGAAGGGTTGCACTGCGGGCCATCTGTAGAGGTGTAGAGTCAACAACCTGTCTGTGAACgtggacaaaacaaaagagattGTTGACTTCAGGAGAGCACAGTGGGATCACTGCCCACTTAACATGAATGGATCCTCTGTGGAGGTCGTCAAGAGCACCAGATTTCTTGGTGTCCACCTGGCGGAGAACCTCTCCTGCtccctcaacaccagctccataaccaagaaggcccagcagcgtctctaCTTCAAGCAGAAGCTGAGGAAAGCCCATCTCCCACCATCCATTCTCACCACCTTTTACAGTGGGACTAACAAGAGCATCCTAAgtagctgcatcactgtctggtatGGTAACTGCAGCGTATTAGATCGCAGTACCCTACAACGGATTGTGAGAGCAGCTGAGAAGATCATTGGAGTCCCTCTCCCCTCCTTATAACACCCGCTTGCTGGAGGACCCCACACAGCCTTCAAACACACTCTTCACCCTGCTGCCTTCTGGAAAGAGGTCCCAGAACATCCGGGCCCTCGCTACCAAACTACGGAAAAGTTTCTTCCCACAAGCCGTCAGACCCCTGAACACTCAGTGACTGCACTGGCACACGCACACCTTCACACATGTCACTACCAAGCACTTATCTGCAGTatctcacactcatacacatacatacagacaccaagttacttttgcacaatactcagcattttgcacatttccattGTCTTGTGTCTGTATCGTCCTGTTCTGTCTAGTTTTGcactgttttgtcttgtttatttttgcaatttatgcacACTGCACTTTATGTAGTCCTGGGTTTGTCCGTATATGTCATATATAGCACCAGGGTCTCGGAGGAACGCGGTCTCATTTCACTCTGTACAGTACCTCTGCACGTggttaaaatgacaataaaagccacttgacttgacCTGTTTTTGTAGCAGTTGCTTGGAGACGAGCACCATACAGTTCAAATGAGCATACATTCCAAAATATGCAAATGAGCCCCATACATCATAATgctgatgtttgctgttcaGGGTATGAACGTTCTATGCTGAAAGTTTATAAATATACAACCTTTGACTGCTTGTTTTCAGTTGAACTTTTGCAAAGCTGAGGAGATTTTGGCTGCGATCACATCAAGTCCAAAGATGTTTAAACTTCTTTTTCACAGAAAGGTAAGTTTGAAGAGACTCGCAGCACATTTCTCTGAATGTTTTCTTATGGTAAATAAGCATTTTTGAAACTTTTAaggaagcttcttggatgatttctgtaaaaactgaattttgaatCCAAATGAAGGATATTGTATTTTCTTACcatatactttgttttatgCCATTACTGATGTTGCTTTTCTTGTTTCTAAACAgaaatcacacaaacaaaacgtgGCAGAGAAGGAAATTCCTTCTACGTCTCATCAGAGGTAAAGAAATGCGCCGCTCTTTAATGCTGCTGGAGATATTTATAGCAGTGGTTTAGTTGGAGCtcttttatttcccttttattgGTGTTTTGTATTTACATCTTTTTTACTACTTCTAGTCTTGTCTATAATTTCTATTGATTCAGAGATTAGCGTTTGAAAATGTAGagtgtaaatgtacaaaatacatGATTTTGTTCCATTACAGTTATTAATTTTTATCTGCAATCTCCAGCATGTACTCCTTGTTAAAAATTTCCactttgaaaaataacatttacactTTTGTCCTCATCAGCATCCCGGATGCTTGTGTTGCTGAAAATGgtcaaaagaagaagagaaaatggagACACCTCTGCTGTTCCTCGGTTTGCTTTTACACGAAACATATGAAATGCACATTCTCTTTAAATTGCACTTGTTAATTTAAAGtgactttacttttttaataaactTATGTTTGTTCGTCCTCTGCAGCAAACTGACAGCGATGCAGAGGCAGAGAGCAACACTGTGAAGACACAAAAAAAGTGTCGctggtttctttttaaattctggAAGGTATGTTTTATGGAAAGAGTCACTGTCATCAAGCATTTACTCACCACAGTTAAATGCGAAGAATTAAGAGCAATTTAGCACATCCATGTCCTCAAATTAAGTTCAAAGatgtttaaaggttttttttttcacagaaagGTAAGTTTGAAGAGACTTGCAGGATGTTTctctaaatattttttatggtaAATAAGCATTTTTGAATCTTTTAATGAAGCTTGATGGATGATTtctgtaaaaactgaattttgatcAGAACCAAATGAAGGATTTTGTATTTCATAGGACAAACTTTAAAACTCAATTTAAAGcatgaataaattgtttttaatttatttaaagataTTCCTATATATCTGCTTCATGAGCTGACAGCTCACTGAAGTGataaataatatgaaataatacCAAATTTTCTAACTGGACACTTTTCATGGAGAGACTCCcttggtatgtttgttttatGCCATTACTGATGTTGGTTTTCTTGTTTCTAAACAGaaattacacaaacaaaacGTGGCAGAGAAGGAAATTCCTTCTACGTCTCATCAGAGGTAAAGAAATGCGCCGCTCTTTAATGCTGCTGGAGATATTTATAGCAGTGGTTTAGTTGGAGctgttttatttcccttttattgGCATTTTTCTTCCACCTTGTGTATTTACATCTTTTTTACTACTTTTGGACGTCCTCCAAAATGTTTCAACTTCAAAGCTCATGCATACATGCGCATACACTGCTCAGAATCTTGACATCTTTCctaattttgtgtttgtgtttttacctttttggAGCAGTGTAGCATGCGgtgggaaaaaaatagaaagtcaaACTGGGACTATAGACTGCTTCGGGTGAGTACACGTGGTGCACAAAGACTCACTTTGTCAAAGTGGagaaaatgaattattttacaCTGATACTGTAAACGTTGCGCGTGTGTGTCAGGTTTCCAAACATCGGAAACACCTGCTACATGAACTCCTGCCTGCAGAGCCTCCTCAACATTGAGGAGTTCATAAGAGACATCAGGCGTCAGGGGGTTTTGTGGAGCACAGATCCAGAAGCTCAGCTCTTAAGGTGCGCTACGTCAACCTTCTACTTTCTTCAAAAACCTGAAGAACAAAGAGATCTAACAGCAGAAATGTCTGTTTACCCTTCCTTTCTACAGAAGGCTTATTGATGTCAGGGACTGTCACGAGTCAACAGATTATGGCCTTAAAGATCACCACCTAAGAGCTTTTAAGAAGGCATTCAGCAGTCAAGCTCCTGAATACACCGGCAGTGCACAGAAAGTGCGTCAGCTATTTGGACATTTCGTTTTTTGCTTTACCTTCTGATTTTGATGTACTGTTTTAAAtctctctgcttttctttcaggACGCTCATGAATTCCTAACATTATTCCTCGATGAGGTCAAAAGGCTCACACCTCACCTGGAGAGGAACGCAGCTCTCCTGGGCCAAAGTTATAGCTGCCCAGTAGAAGaccatcacatttttaaaatggaaaacatgAGGACATGCAAGAGGTAAGCCTGTCTTTCAGAAACGCAGAGCTGGTTGCAATATTTTCATATACCTCTTTTCCACGTACCTGATCTTTACTTTAACTACGTTACTCCTGAAATGTGTAGCTGCGGTCACCAATCATCACAGCAAGAGGAATTCACCAGCTTGTCTCTAGACCTTGTTCCAGAGGGGTCTATTATAAACATGTTAGAGACATACTTGAAGGTAAGATCACAAATTCCAATAGAGTTGTCGTATCAGCGATCTTAACACACCTTTTTTgttagtgtttgtgtgcatgtgtgtgtgcatatgttgaGATTTCTTTCTACCATAAAGCCTGTcttctctgtgctgttgttcaggaACAAGAAATAGAATTTCGCTGTGATTGTGGAGGGACGGCCTCAGAACTGAAGTCGTCTTTTGATACACTGCCAAGGTGAGTAAGGTCACATCAGAATTGATCGACTGACCAGGTTTCCAAACTGTGGCGCATCAAATATCAGAGTTCTTCGAGACAATACTTGAGCAGTCGTTTTCTCCcatcttctgtttgtgtttgacactcattcttcttattttctaccttgtttgtgttttttttcttttctgccagAGTTCTGATCTTGCATCTGAAGAGGTTTGGCTTTACACAAACCTACAAGATTAAGAAGGTGGATGACCCCGTCAGGCTGCAGAGGGACTTGGTGGTGCCATCCAATCAGGTAAAAACAGACTGCAGAACgtctcaggctacgtccacactagcccggatagatttgaaaactccGTGTCCACACTggcgttttcagtcattttcaaatAGTTGTGCGTCTGCATTGAAACGgccgaaaacgcttacgttccagtcctgcgcatgcgcaaaagtgagtgagaattacagaatttgaagaaaagctatccggagcatgtacaaactgatattaatcttttttagggctgtcaaagttgagagcaatcaaaacaactgctgtctaATGCACTCGGcttatctttgtttaattgctcacatgactgcatcacatgaccaaaatgcgtcatcgttttagaaagtctgcgttTTCGAGTGTCCACACTGCGATGGGACAACTCCgttttgaaatgtatgcgttttcgagagcgttttcaagATGCTGTGTTTTTCCTTGAGGAAAACGCCGTCTCGGTGTGGACGGGAGGTCAAAGcggagagaaaacgatgcgttttcaaacgaaaacgcattagtgtggacgtagcctcagcaAATCAGCTTAATTATGGCACTGATGTGAGACTTTATGAAACTAACACTCTTTGGATTTGTTCCTTCTCAGGGTGGTGGCTGTTATAGTCTTTGCAGCATCATCAGTCATTATGGAGGCACAGAGTCAGGTAAAACAACAGACTtgtgacaaacagaaaatgaaacttGCTACTTTTCAGTGAAGGACTCACACACAAAAGCTTTTGATGTTCTAAGAAGCACTAAGTCAAAATCACTGTTTGCTTGAATCAGTTGACTTCCAGAAGTTGGATTCATTTGTCTTAATGTGATTTCAGGACACTACATCTGTAGTTCTGTCCATCCTGAGGAGAGTCAGCACTCTACATCAGATCGCTGGCTCACCTATAATGACGCACAGGTGCTCCACACAACTGGATCTGCAGTTTGTGAGGAACAGCAGCAGTCGGCCTACATCCTGTTTTACAAGAGAAACGTAAGAAGACACAGCATCTCATCCTGAAGTGAGAGAATTTTTAAATGTCCTGTTACCTTGTTAAccagttttgtcttcattctcagttctgaaacaggaaatggaaggaaggaaggaagttaAGGTCATCATCATGCTGAGAAGGAAAAGCAGTCGTCCCAGCCCACCATCGCACACTGGAGGACAAGTATAGGTAAGTATTGCCCTCAGGAGGGAGGGTCCTGCCAGAGAGCCTGGTCCTCCCAAGATTTCTTCCTCCaggagggagttttttcttgccACCGTCGCCCCACATTCACTGGTCTCATCAGCAGGGAcatttttaacctcctaagacctgaactttcatggcatgcatttttaattcctCTGTGCCATTTAGGTtgattgggacccgatgaagGTAAAAACCAAGACATCAGATTCAGactatcttttttttgtttctcaaaagaatgagatccacatatgaggacattcattttaaatttcgatTGAACAGTGGCAGTGTCATGTCCTccctcataagtggatatcaggtttTTGAagagcaaaattttgtattttggtctagacaacccaaaatgttatgtctacatatgtggacaccaggtcctaggaggttaaaacaaAATCTACTAGAGATCGTCCTTTTCTGGACCAGTGTTTGGCTTGCT is a window of Maylandia zebra isolate NMK-2024a linkage group LG22, Mzebra_GT3a, whole genome shotgun sequence DNA encoding:
- the LOC106676229 gene encoding ubiquitin carboxyl-terminal hydrolase 37-like, producing MEDEDSREQKKQLNFCKAEEILAAITSSPKMFKLLFHRKKSHKQNVAEKEIPSTSHQSIPDACVAENGQKKKRKWRHLCCSSQTDSDAEAESNTVKTQKKCRWFLFKFWKKLHKQNVAEKEIPSTSHQSVACGGKKIESQTGTIDCFGFPNIGNTCYMNSCLQSLLNIEEFIRDIRRQGVLWSTDPEAQLLRRLIDVRDCHESTDYGLKDHHLRAFKKAFSSQAPEYTGSAQKDAHEFLTLFLDEVKRLTPHLERNAALLGQSYSCPVEDHHIFKMENMRTCKSCGHQSSQQEEFTSLSLDLVPEGSIINMLETYLKEQEIEFRCDCGGTASELKSSFDTLPRVLILHLKRFGFTQTYKIKKVDDPVRLQRDLVVPSNQGGGCYSLCSIISHYGGTESGHYICSSVHPEESQHSTSDRWLTYNDAQVLHTTGSAVCEEQQQSAYILFYKRNF